A part of Silvimonas soli genomic DNA contains:
- a CDS encoding cytochrome b, translated as MKRTSYDGFHIALHWLIAVLIVCAFGLALYLGSLPLSPLKFRLYSYHKWLGISVLILVLVRLLWRTARGVPDPLPGQPRWQLAVAAATHHTLYLLMIVIPLVGWAMSSAKGVPVVLFGVLPLPNWVPVNHDLGETLETVHKVLAWILAAIVALHAAAAIKHHVIDKDDTLRRMLPGKS; from the coding sequence ATGAAACGCACGAGCTACGACGGCTTCCACATCGCTTTACATTGGCTGATTGCCGTTTTGATCGTCTGTGCATTTGGCCTGGCGCTGTATCTGGGCAGCCTGCCGCTGTCTCCGTTGAAATTCCGCCTGTATTCGTATCATAAGTGGCTGGGCATTTCGGTGTTGATTCTGGTGCTGGTTCGTCTGCTGTGGCGTACGGCACGCGGCGTGCCAGATCCGCTACCCGGCCAGCCGCGCTGGCAATTGGCTGTGGCCGCTGCCACCCACCATACGCTTTATCTGTTGATGATCGTCATTCCCCTGGTCGGCTGGGCCATGAGTTCTGCCAAAGGGGTGCCGGTGGTGCTGTTTGGCGTGTTGCCACTGCCTAACTGGGTGCCGGTCAACCATGATCTGGGCGAGACGCTGGAAACCGTGCACAAAGTGCTGGCCTGGATACTGGCCGCCATTGTTGCGCTGCATGCAGCTGCCGCCATCAAACATCACGTGATCGACAAGGACGACACTCTGCGCCGCATGTTGCCGGGCAAATCCTGA
- a CDS encoding bifunctional acetate--CoA ligase family protein/GNAT family N-acetyltransferase: MKQHYLTPLFEPASIAVIGASVTPGAVGTTVFSNLLEGGYAGKLYPVNLKHATVLEHKAFKTISKIGKPVDLAIITTPSKTLIELVTECCKYGVKGLVIMSCDFVGTADKSRDLLDKLLVICRQYGVRLLGPTVFGQARPVSKLNSGNYAGSIKSGSMALVSQSSSVASAILDWAESQDVGFSSVISLGSAVDMDVGETLDYLVTDPKTRSILLYVEDVSDARTFMSALRAAARTKPVMVLKVGRYDGGEKLGRTHSERLIGSDEVFDNALRRAGVLRLRSINQLFIAARVLPRNYKTRGRRLAVITNGIGAGMMAVDRAGDLHIQLPKLSQSTIARLDSFLPAQSSHDNPIDILGNASAARFHAATDAVLADENVDGVLVVFTPQMGTDHMATAEAMIALAKTTDKPILLAWIGGKKVVASRKLLAKHNMAYFSTPEHAVEVFWSLASWQYNQQLLLQTPGPLGEWDAPDLESARMILDNALANGRQGLDELESKAILRAFHIPVTTTVRAASAEAAVTAAMGMGLPVVLKLDVEGLTHKTDVDGVVLNLTTLMAVSSEANRLLGRARERFGDKLRGLTVQPMISLKHGRELMVGVATDPAFGPVISFGAGGIAVEVFNDVAVALPPLNEYLADNLIRRTRVKNMLGEFRNQPPADVHAIKSVLMRVSEMVCELPQIQHLDINPLIVDENGAVALDARIYVAPIPEKARRYGHMAIHPYPSNLVQVTQLKNGLPMTLRPIRPEDAEMIVRFVAGLSEETRYNRYMSTLKALSQSQLVRFTQIDYAREMALVSTVQGETGEMIVAVARFVVNVDYDSCEFAIVIDDRWQGKGLGGQLMEGLFTAARDMRLSTVEGEVLSSNTNMLAFMRRLGFEITRHPEDEGLKWVVKRL; encoded by the coding sequence ATGAAACAACACTATCTCACGCCGCTGTTTGAACCCGCCTCCATTGCGGTGATTGGGGCATCGGTTACGCCTGGTGCCGTTGGCACGACCGTATTCAGCAATCTGCTGGAAGGCGGCTATGCCGGCAAGCTGTACCCGGTAAACCTCAAACATGCCACGGTGCTGGAGCACAAAGCGTTCAAAACCATCAGCAAGATTGGCAAACCGGTGGATCTGGCGATCATCACTACGCCCTCCAAAACGCTGATTGAGCTGGTAACGGAGTGCTGTAAATATGGTGTGAAAGGGCTGGTGATCATGTCTTGCGACTTTGTCGGCACGGCCGATAAGTCTCGGGATTTACTCGACAAGTTACTGGTAATTTGCCGTCAGTATGGCGTGCGTTTGTTGGGCCCCACGGTGTTTGGCCAGGCGCGGCCGGTGAGTAAACTCAACAGTGGCAATTACGCGGGCAGCATCAAATCCGGCAGCATGGCGCTGGTGTCGCAATCATCATCGGTTGCTTCGGCCATTCTGGATTGGGCGGAGTCACAAGACGTAGGTTTTTCGTCGGTGATCTCGCTGGGCTCGGCGGTGGATATGGATGTCGGCGAGACGCTGGATTACCTCGTCACGGACCCGAAAACCCGCAGCATCTTGTTGTATGTGGAAGATGTCAGCGATGCCCGTACGTTTATGTCTGCCCTGCGCGCCGCCGCGCGAACCAAGCCGGTGATGGTGCTCAAAGTGGGGCGTTATGATGGCGGCGAGAAGCTGGGGCGCACTCATTCCGAGCGTTTGATCGGTAGTGATGAAGTCTTCGACAACGCTTTGCGCCGCGCTGGCGTGCTGCGTTTGCGCTCAATCAACCAGCTGTTTATTGCCGCCCGCGTCCTGCCACGCAATTACAAAACACGCGGTCGGCGGCTGGCGGTAATTACCAACGGCATTGGCGCCGGGATGATGGCAGTGGATCGCGCGGGCGATCTACATATTCAATTGCCCAAACTCTCACAAAGCACCATCGCACGCCTTGATTCATTCCTGCCTGCGCAATCCAGTCACGATAACCCGATCGACATTCTGGGCAATGCCTCCGCCGCGCGCTTTCATGCCGCGACTGATGCGGTGCTGGCCGATGAAAACGTCGACGGCGTATTGGTGGTGTTCACCCCACAAATGGGCACCGATCACATGGCCACGGCTGAAGCGATGATCGCCTTGGCCAAAACCACAGACAAACCGATCTTGCTGGCCTGGATTGGTGGCAAGAAAGTGGTGGCCAGCCGCAAATTGCTGGCCAAACACAATATGGCGTACTTCAGCACCCCGGAGCACGCGGTGGAGGTGTTCTGGTCGCTGGCATCGTGGCAATACAACCAGCAATTGTTACTGCAAACGCCCGGCCCGCTGGGTGAATGGGATGCGCCCGATCTTGAATCCGCCCGCATGATCCTGGATAACGCACTGGCCAATGGCCGCCAAGGGCTGGATGAGCTGGAATCCAAAGCCATTCTGCGTGCGTTTCATATTCCGGTGACCACCACAGTGCGGGCGGCGTCGGCAGAAGCGGCCGTGACCGCAGCCATGGGCATGGGGCTGCCAGTGGTGCTCAAGCTGGATGTCGAAGGGTTGACGCACAAAACCGATGTGGATGGCGTGGTGCTGAACTTGACCACGCTGATGGCCGTGTCATCCGAAGCTAATCGCCTGCTCGGTCGTGCGCGCGAACGCTTTGGCGACAAGTTGCGTGGCCTGACCGTACAACCGATGATCAGCCTCAAGCATGGCCGCGAGTTGATGGTGGGCGTGGCGACCGACCCGGCGTTTGGCCCGGTGATCAGTTTTGGCGCTGGTGGCATTGCCGTCGAAGTATTTAACGATGTCGCGGTCGCGTTGCCGCCGCTGAACGAATATCTGGCCGACAACCTGATCCGCCGCACCCGCGTGAAAAACATGCTGGGCGAGTTCCGCAATCAACCGCCAGCCGACGTGCATGCCATCAAGTCAGTGCTGATGCGGGTTTCGGAAATGGTGTGTGAATTACCGCAAATCCAGCATCTGGATATCAACCCGCTGATCGTCGATGAAAACGGCGCGGTGGCGCTGGATGCACGCATTTACGTCGCCCCGATCCCGGAAAAAGCCCGCCGTTACGGGCATATGGCCATTCACCCGTATCCATCCAACCTGGTGCAGGTGACGCAGCTCAAAAACGGCTTGCCGATGACCCTCCGGCCAATCCGCCCGGAAGACGCCGAGATGATCGTGCGTTTTGTGGCGGGTTTGTCGGAAGAGACGCGTTACAACCGTTATATGAGCACGCTCAAGGCGTTATCCCAATCGCAACTGGTGCGCTTTACCCAGATCGATTACGCCCGCGAAATGGCGCTGGTTTCCACGGTACAAGGCGAAACCGGCGAGATGATCGTGGCTGTGGCGCGTTTTGTGGTGAACGTGGATTACGACAGCTGCGAGTTTGCGATTGTGATTGACGATCGGTGGCAGGGTAAGGGTTTGGGTGGCCAGTTGATGGAAGGGCTGTTTACCGCGGCTCGGGATATGCGCTTGTCGACGGTAGAGGGCGAGGTGTTGAGCAGCAATACCAATATGCTGGCATTTATGCGCAGGCTGGGGTTTGAGATTACCAGGCATCCGGAGGATGAGGGGTTGAAGTGGGTGGTGAAGCGGTTGTAG
- the ppa gene encoding inorganic diphosphatase yields MDISKIPVGKDVPNDFNVIIEIPANAAPIKYEHDKESGAVFVDRFMGTCMFYPMNYGYIPHTLAEDGDPVDALVYTPFPLIPAAVVRCRAIGMLQMEDESGIDAKLVVVPVDKLCQMTKGIQKLEDLPALLLAQVKHFFEHYKDLEPGKWVKVQGWADKEAAHAEILAGIKRAA; encoded by the coding sequence ATGGATATCAGCAAGATTCCAGTCGGCAAGGATGTGCCGAACGATTTCAACGTCATTATCGAAATCCCTGCCAACGCCGCGCCGATCAAGTACGAGCACGACAAGGAATCGGGTGCCGTATTCGTTGACCGTTTCATGGGTACTTGCATGTTCTACCCAATGAACTACGGCTACATTCCGCACACCCTGGCTGAAGATGGCGATCCGGTTGACGCGCTGGTGTACACCCCGTTCCCGCTGATCCCGGCCGCTGTGGTGCGTTGCCGTGCCATCGGCATGCTGCAGATGGAAGACGAATCCGGTATCGACGCCAAGCTGGTTGTGGTTCCGGTCGACAAGCTCTGTCAAATGACCAAGGGCATCCAGAAGCTGGAAGACCTGCCTGCGCTGTTGCTGGCACAAGTCAAACACTTCTTCGAACACTATAAAGACCTGGAACCAGGCAAGTGGGTCAAGGTACAAGGCTGGGCAGACAAAGAAGCTGCGCACGCTGAAATCCTGGCCGGTATCAAGCGCGCAGCCTGA
- a CDS encoding LysR family transcriptional regulator: MLRLNLEAIEILDAIARKGSFAAAAEEVHRVPSAVTYVIKKLEDEMNVQLFDRSGHRARLTPAGETLLEQGRHLLRAASDLEYRVKRVATGWEPELRIAVDTLVPLSILTPWIKAFDELHSGTRLRFLHETLAGMWDGLIDHRADLAIGVAMDSPHSGGFASIAMGPLEFVFAVAPSHPLADVPEPLPPALIQQYRVIAIADSSRSLVPRTVNILQGQETLTVPSAQAKLALQMQGLGCGYLPRCLIRKELQAGLLIEKQTERQHSIPAFHAAWRATQPGRALAWWVDQLRNDPLVSDWLACKGEI; the protein is encoded by the coding sequence ATGCTGCGACTCAATCTTGAAGCCATTGAAATACTTGATGCCATTGCCAGAAAAGGCAGTTTTGCCGCGGCAGCTGAAGAAGTGCATCGCGTTCCTTCTGCCGTAACGTATGTCATCAAAAAACTTGAAGATGAAATGAATGTGCAGTTGTTCGATCGCTCCGGACATCGGGCCAGATTAACCCCGGCCGGTGAAACATTGCTGGAACAAGGTCGGCATTTGCTGCGCGCAGCATCGGATCTGGAATACCGGGTGAAAAGAGTGGCGACGGGCTGGGAACCGGAACTGCGCATTGCGGTTGATACGTTGGTGCCGCTTTCGATATTAACGCCATGGATCAAGGCATTTGATGAACTGCACTCTGGCACCCGGTTGCGGTTTTTGCATGAAACGCTGGCCGGAATGTGGGATGGGCTGATTGATCATCGCGCTGATCTGGCGATTGGTGTGGCCATGGATAGCCCGCACAGCGGCGGTTTTGCCAGCATCGCCATGGGGCCGCTTGAGTTTGTTTTTGCTGTTGCGCCGAGTCATCCGCTGGCCGACGTGCCAGAACCCTTGCCGCCCGCGCTGATCCAGCAGTATCGGGTCATTGCCATTGCGGATAGTTCGCGCTCGCTGGTGCCGCGCACGGTGAATATCTTGCAGGGGCAGGAAACGCTGACGGTGCCAAGCGCCCAGGCCAAACTCGCGCTACAAATGCAAGGGCTCGGTTGTGGTTACTTGCCCAGATGTCTGATCCGCAAAGAGCTGCAAGCGGGCTTGTTGATTGAAAAACAGACCGAGCGCCAGCATTCCATTCCCGCTTTTCATGCGGCCTGGCGGGCAACACAACCTGGGCGCGCGCTGGCCTGGTGGGTGGATCAGTTGCGTAATGATCCATTGGTTTCTGACTGGCTGGCGTGCAAGGGCGAGATCTGA
- a CDS encoding YceI family protein: MKLKLAAIALACVASAAFAAPQTLELDSSHTQPYFEIGHFGYSTQLGRFEKATGTVVVDLDKKAGSADISIDTASLSTGWAARDKHLKTADFFNVEKFPAMTFKSTDFKFDGDKLVAVNGNFTLLGVTKPLTLNIANFHCGDHPMMKKYWCGAEATATIKRSDFGMTTFVPAVSDEVKLVIPVEAGAK; the protein is encoded by the coding sequence ATGAAACTGAAACTTGCCGCTATTGCCCTGGCTTGCGTTGCCTCCGCCGCTTTTGCTGCCCCGCAAACGCTGGAACTGGATTCTTCGCACACCCAGCCGTATTTTGAAATCGGCCACTTCGGCTACTCCACCCAACTGGGCCGCTTCGAAAAAGCCACCGGTACCGTTGTGGTTGATCTAGACAAGAAAGCCGGCTCGGCCGACATCAGCATCGACACCGCCAGCCTGTCCACCGGCTGGGCTGCCCGTGACAAGCACCTGAAGACTGCGGACTTTTTCAACGTCGAAAAATTCCCGGCCATGACTTTCAAGTCCACCGACTTCAAGTTTGATGGCGACAAGCTGGTGGCCGTGAACGGTAACTTCACCCTGCTGGGCGTGACCAAGCCATTGACCCTGAACATCGCCAACTTCCATTGTGGCGACCACCCGATGATGAAGAAATACTGGTGCGGTGCTGAAGCAACCGCCACCATCAAGCGCAGCGATTTCGGTATGACTACCTTCGTTCCGGCCGTGTCGGACGAAGTCAAACTGGTTATCCCGGTTGAAGCAGGCGCGAAATAA
- a CDS encoding YceI family protein, which translates to MKARTLTSLLLAASLGLASLSSMAAQTLVAAQSKIGFAFKQMNVPVEGSFKRFDANVSFDPAKPEKTQAQITVDLTSIDVGSADGNKTTQGKDWFNTSTTPKATFVSSSVKALGGGKFEAHGKLTIKGVSRDIVATLTAKQDGANLNVDGSFPMMRLQYKIGDGDWADTGTVADEVTVKFKLVLAGKPG; encoded by the coding sequence ATGAAAGCACGTACTCTGACCTCTCTGTTGCTGGCTGCCAGCCTTGGCTTGGCCAGTTTATCCAGCATGGCGGCACAAACGCTGGTTGCCGCTCAAAGCAAAATCGGCTTTGCCTTCAAACAAATGAACGTGCCGGTTGAAGGCAGTTTCAAGCGCTTTGATGCCAACGTCAGTTTTGATCCGGCCAAGCCCGAAAAAACCCAGGCCCAGATTACCGTTGACCTGACCAGCATTGATGTCGGCAGCGCGGACGGCAACAAGACCACACAAGGCAAAGACTGGTTCAATACCTCCACCACCCCCAAGGCCACGTTTGTTTCCAGCTCGGTCAAAGCACTGGGCGGCGGCAAGTTTGAAGCGCACGGCAAGCTGACCATCAAGGGCGTGAGCCGCGATATCGTCGCCACCCTGACCGCCAAACAAGACGGCGCCAATCTCAATGTGGATGGCAGCTTTCCGATGATGCGTCTGCAATACAAGATTGGCGATGGCGACTGGGCTGATACCGGCACCGTGGCCGATGAAGTCACCGTGAAATTCAAGCTGGTACTGGCTGGCAAACCTGGCTAA
- a CDS encoding pirin family protein — protein sequence MITLRKAQDRGHANHGWLDSWHSFSFASYQDQQNVHFGSLRVINEDRVAAGQGFGSHPHKDMEIISYVLDGELQHGDNMGNGSVIRPGNVQRMSAGSGVVHSEANPSATNPVHFLQIWIIPNKRVQPSYEEKDFPEAEKRGKLRLVVSETGEQGSVLVNQDAKLYIGLFDGAETATLNVSPERLVYVHVARGSVTVNGQQLATGDAAKIRAETAITLSNGNAAEVLLFDVAELE from the coding sequence ATGATCACGCTACGCAAAGCTCAGGACCGAGGCCACGCCAACCACGGCTGGCTGGACAGCTGGCATAGCTTCTCGTTCGCAAGTTACCAGGACCAGCAGAATGTCCATTTTGGTTCGTTGCGGGTGATTAATGAAGACCGCGTTGCTGCCGGGCAAGGCTTTGGCTCACACCCGCACAAAGACATGGAAATCATCAGTTACGTGCTGGACGGTGAACTGCAGCATGGCGACAACATGGGCAATGGTTCGGTGATCCGGCCCGGCAACGTGCAACGCATGAGCGCCGGGAGCGGTGTTGTGCATTCGGAAGCCAATCCATCGGCGACCAACCCGGTGCATTTCCTGCAAATCTGGATCATCCCGAACAAGCGCGTGCAGCCGTCGTACGAGGAAAAAGACTTTCCTGAAGCCGAAAAGCGCGGCAAGTTGCGTTTGGTGGTTAGCGAGACGGGCGAGCAAGGCTCTGTGCTGGTCAACCAGGATGCCAAGTTGTATATCGGCCTGTTCGACGGTGCCGAAACCGCGACCTTGAACGTGTCACCCGAGCGCCTGGTATATGTGCACGTGGCGCGCGGCTCGGTGACGGTGAATGGTCAACAACTGGCAACCGGCGACGCCGCCAAAATCCGCGCCGAAACGGCGATTACCTTGAGTAACGGTAACGCCGCAGAAGTATTGTTGTTTGATGTGGCGGAGCTGGAGTAA